A genomic segment from Cryptosporangium phraense encodes:
- a CDS encoding cyclase family protein, with protein sequence MTDVPSMADLLRGTPSNWGRWGDDDEVGALNFLTPAEVIRGAAEIRSGTVFTLQRLIGDPKGDPVWPGRKPAVKTMILDESSWDTNKAPAFPGGLHYADDKIDAFLQGSTQYDALGHVWYDGQIWNGYDARSTVGGLDKASVQPIAERGVVGRGVLLDLARFRGKDNLDKAETFTHEDLEACAHKQGHTIEPHDILVVRTNFLKLFFEQGPAFYDGFCEPGLTYSPELVEWFQQKEIPNLVTDTIANEVTIDPVSGTALPLHCSLMRNLGVTLTEICDLEALAASCAEDRQYTFLYVAAPLKVAKASGSPVNPVAIK encoded by the coding sequence ATGACCGACGTCCCGTCGATGGCCGACCTGCTCCGCGGAACACCGTCCAACTGGGGCCGGTGGGGCGACGACGACGAAGTCGGAGCGCTGAACTTCCTGACGCCCGCCGAGGTCATCCGGGGCGCGGCCGAGATCCGCTCCGGCACCGTCTTCACGCTCCAGCGCCTGATCGGCGACCCGAAAGGCGACCCGGTCTGGCCCGGCCGCAAACCGGCCGTGAAGACGATGATCCTCGACGAGTCGAGCTGGGACACGAACAAAGCCCCCGCCTTCCCCGGCGGCCTGCACTACGCCGACGACAAGATCGACGCGTTCCTGCAGGGCTCGACGCAGTACGACGCGCTCGGACACGTCTGGTACGACGGCCAGATCTGGAACGGCTACGACGCCCGCAGCACGGTCGGCGGCCTCGACAAGGCGAGCGTCCAACCGATCGCCGAGCGCGGGGTCGTCGGCCGGGGCGTCCTGCTCGACCTGGCCCGGTTCCGCGGCAAGGACAACCTCGACAAGGCCGAGACGTTCACCCATGAAGACCTCGAAGCGTGCGCCCACAAACAAGGCCACACGATCGAACCCCACGACATCCTGGTCGTCCGCACCAACTTCCTGAAGCTGTTCTTCGAGCAGGGCCCGGCGTTCTACGACGGCTTCTGCGAGCCCGGCCTCACCTACTCCCCCGAGCTCGTGGAGTGGTTCCAGCAGAAGGAGATCCCGAACCTGGTCACCGACACGATCGCCAACGAGGTCACGATCGACCCGGTCTCCGGCACCGCGTTGCCGCTGCACTGCTCGCTGATGCGCAACCTCGGCGTCACGCTGACCGAGATCTGCGACCTCGAGGCCCTGGCCGCGAGCTGCGCCGAGGACCGGCAGTACACGTTCCTCTACGTGGCCGCGCCGCTGAAGGTCGCGAAAGCCAGCGGTTCGCCGGTCAACCCGGTCGCGATCAAATGA
- a CDS encoding putative quinol monooxygenase, whose protein sequence is MIFITAKFPVKPEFADSWPELSKAFTEATRAEPGNLWFEWSRSLDDPNEYVIVEAFRDQDAGVAHVTGEHFKTAQRELPQYLAATPRIVNTTVDGTEWSSLGEFAVD, encoded by the coding sequence TTGATCTTCATCACCGCGAAGTTCCCGGTGAAGCCCGAGTTCGCCGACTCCTGGCCGGAGCTCTCCAAGGCGTTCACCGAGGCGACCAGGGCCGAGCCGGGCAACCTCTGGTTCGAGTGGTCGCGCAGCCTGGACGACCCGAACGAGTACGTGATCGTCGAGGCGTTCCGCGACCAGGACGCCGGGGTCGCCCACGTGACCGGCGAGCACTTCAAGACCGCTCAGCGTGAGCTGCCCCAGTACCTGGCGGCCACCCCGCGCATCGTCAACACGACGGTGGACGGCACCGAGTGGTCGTCGCTGGGCGAGTTCGCGGTCGACTAA
- a CDS encoding AAA family ATPase: MRRYIVTGAPGSGKTAIVRALLARGYAVVDEAATDVLTREQQNGVAEPWREPGFLDAVIRLQQERQQRLPADGAVMQVFDQSPICTLTLARYCGLPITRELRTEVNRVVTNTIYQPAVFFVQHDGKIEPTVGGWCTTPDDAERFEELHRSVYQSMRVYELVDVPPMALEDRVDLIDEALQADEVRFSEEAWNY; this comes from the coding sequence ATGCGGCGATACATCGTCACCGGGGCTCCCGGCAGCGGCAAGACGGCGATCGTCCGTGCCCTGCTGGCCCGCGGGTACGCGGTCGTCGACGAGGCGGCCACCGACGTGCTCACCCGTGAGCAGCAGAACGGCGTGGCCGAGCCGTGGCGGGAGCCCGGCTTCCTCGACGCGGTGATCCGGCTGCAGCAGGAGCGGCAGCAGCGGTTACCGGCCGACGGCGCGGTGATGCAGGTCTTCGACCAGTCGCCGATCTGCACGCTGACGCTGGCCCGGTACTGCGGGCTGCCGATCACCCGGGAGCTGCGCACCGAGGTGAACCGGGTCGTCACCAACACGATCTACCAGCCCGCGGTGTTCTTCGTGCAGCACGACGGCAAGATCGAGCCCACGGTCGGCGGCTGGTGCACCACCCCCGACGACGCCGAGCGCTTCGAGGAACTGCACCGCAGCGTGTACCAGAGCATGCGGGTCTACGAGCTGGTCGACGTGCCTCCGATGGCGCTGGAAGACCGCGTCGACCTGATCGACGAGGCACTCCAGGCCGACGAGGTTCGATTCTCCGAAGAAGCTTGGAATTATTAG
- a CDS encoding class I adenylate-forming enzyme family protein → MTSYAERPWLARYGVGRPADITPEFTTMLDLFRASAARSPDVELIRYFDGVLTTADVDRASDALAVALLERGFRRGDRLALYLQNDPAFVIGLIAAWKAGGKAVAINPMNKHRELTYLLEDSGATALLCLDDLYADVARPVIASGQTVVRLVITASALDFQQRLDPRLFGSVLKPVVEDALDLTDLLDRHAGQVPPPVHPNPDEVAILTYTSGTTGVPKGAMNTHRTMAFNCQTYRDWMALTGNDSVLGVAPLFHITGLVGHVGLALLLPCPLVLAHRFHPAVVLDAIREHRPTFMIGAITVFIALADVPDATPDDFASLKVVYSGGAPIAPAVRDRIKAQTGLNIHNIYGLTETNSPSHGVPLGADAPVDPASGALSIGVPVFNTLARIAGEDGEDVPVGEIGEIAITGPQVVPGYWNKPDATAESLPGGELCTGDVGFMDADGWFYLVDRKKDMINAAGYKVWPREVEDVLYTHPAVREAAVVGVPDPYRGENVAAYVSLLPGARVTPEELIAFCRANMAAYKYPRTVTLVEDLPKTTTGKILRRELRGR, encoded by the coding sequence ATGACGTCCTACGCCGAGCGGCCCTGGCTCGCGCGCTACGGCGTCGGCCGGCCGGCCGACATCACGCCCGAGTTCACGACGATGCTCGATCTCTTCCGCGCCTCGGCGGCGCGCTCCCCCGACGTCGAGCTCATCCGGTATTTCGACGGCGTCCTGACGACGGCGGACGTCGACCGCGCGTCGGACGCCCTGGCGGTCGCGTTGCTCGAACGCGGATTCCGACGCGGGGACCGGCTGGCGCTCTACCTGCAGAACGACCCGGCGTTCGTGATCGGGCTGATCGCGGCCTGGAAGGCCGGCGGGAAGGCCGTCGCGATCAACCCGATGAACAAACACCGGGAACTCACCTACCTGCTCGAAGATTCCGGCGCAACCGCGCTGCTGTGCCTGGACGACCTGTACGCGGACGTCGCACGCCCGGTGATCGCCTCCGGGCAGACCGTCGTGCGGCTGGTGATCACCGCGTCGGCGCTGGACTTCCAGCAGCGGCTCGACCCGCGCCTGTTCGGCAGCGTGCTCAAACCGGTCGTCGAGGACGCCCTCGACCTCACCGACCTGCTCGATCGCCACGCCGGGCAGGTCCCGCCGCCCGTGCACCCGAACCCCGACGAGGTCGCGATCCTCACGTACACCTCGGGGACGACCGGCGTGCCCAAGGGCGCGATGAACACCCACCGGACGATGGCGTTCAACTGCCAGACCTACCGCGACTGGATGGCGCTGACCGGCAACGACAGCGTCCTAGGCGTCGCTCCGCTGTTCCACATCACCGGGCTGGTCGGGCACGTCGGGCTGGCCCTGCTGCTCCCGTGTCCGCTGGTGCTCGCGCACCGCTTCCACCCCGCGGTGGTGCTCGACGCGATCCGCGAGCACCGGCCCACGTTCATGATCGGCGCGATCACCGTCTTCATCGCGCTCGCCGACGTTCCCGACGCCACCCCGGACGACTTCGCGTCGCTGAAAGTCGTCTACTCGGGCGGGGCGCCGATCGCGCCGGCGGTGCGCGACCGGATCAAGGCTCAGACCGGGCTGAACATCCACAACATCTACGGGCTCACCGAGACGAACTCCCCGTCGCACGGCGTGCCGCTGGGCGCCGACGCTCCGGTCGACCCGGCGTCCGGCGCGCTCTCGATCGGCGTACCGGTGTTCAACACGCTGGCCCGGATCGCCGGCGAGGACGGCGAGGACGTCCCGGTCGGCGAGATCGGCGAGATCGCGATCACCGGGCCGCAGGTCGTGCCCGGCTACTGGAACAAGCCCGACGCGACGGCCGAGTCACTGCCCGGCGGCGAGCTGTGCACCGGCGACGTCGGGTTCATGGACGCCGACGGCTGGTTCTACCTGGTCGACCGGAAGAAGGACATGATCAACGCGGCCGGCTACAAGGTGTGGCCGCGCGAGGTCGAGGACGTGCTCTACACCCACCCGGCGGTGCGGGAGGCGGCGGTGGTGGGGGTGCCGGATCCGTACCGGGGCGAGAACGTCGCCGCGTACGTCTCGCTGCTGCCGGGTGCCCGGGTGACGCCGGAGGAGCTGATCGCGTTCTGCCGCGCGAACATGGCCGCGTACAAGTACCCGCGCACGGTCACGCTGGTGGAGGATCTTCCCAAGACCACCACCGGGAAGATTCTCCGCCGCGAGCTGCGCGGACGTTAG
- a CDS encoding pyridoxal phosphate-dependent decarboxylase family protein, with protein sequence MSVSDGLADRDGVLRVLSAHLASAWASFDHPRPVEPEADPRLLERLGASLPPWPSDLQATLNDAVRILDASVSPSRPLFLAYVGSSGLETSVLASALAAAYDTNLATAAGAADLLDQQAVRWVAEFVGFPIGEGHFTSGGQVSNLTALLAAREQALPGSRENGVAGHRATVYCSEEAHHSIVRAVEAAGLGRRALRRIATDPQRRMRADALADALARDRADGCTPVAVVATAGTTLTGAVDPLDAIADVCERENVWLHIDGAYGLPAAATTAAGHWFSGLDRADSATIDAHKWLGMQKSCSVILMHRRGALRAAFGHEERYMLHEEDTANPVDRTFEYSRPFRSLRLWLSMRVHGAAQFRAWIESTLANSARLAAAVRAHPQFELLDEPMLSTVCFRHVPAGLPADQLNAHNERLARAIQQDGRIYLAPAALDDAVCLRVCFVNFRTTPDDVDAVLTVASELGNVLNV encoded by the coding sequence ATGAGTGTCTCCGACGGGCTGGCCGACCGGGACGGCGTGCTGCGGGTTCTCTCGGCGCACCTGGCGTCCGCGTGGGCCTCGTTCGACCACCCGCGCCCGGTCGAGCCCGAGGCCGACCCCCGCCTGCTCGAGCGCCTCGGCGCGAGCCTCCCGCCCTGGCCCAGCGATCTGCAGGCGACGCTGAACGACGCCGTGCGCATCCTCGACGCCAGCGTCTCGCCGTCCCGTCCGCTGTTCCTGGCCTACGTCGGGTCCAGCGGACTGGAGACCAGCGTGCTGGCGTCGGCGCTGGCCGCGGCCTACGACACGAACCTGGCCACCGCGGCCGGGGCCGCCGACCTGCTCGACCAGCAGGCCGTGCGCTGGGTCGCCGAGTTCGTCGGGTTCCCGATCGGCGAGGGCCACTTCACCAGCGGGGGACAGGTCTCGAACCTGACCGCGCTGCTGGCCGCCCGCGAGCAGGCGCTCCCGGGCAGCCGCGAGAACGGCGTCGCCGGTCACCGGGCCACCGTCTACTGCTCGGAGGAGGCGCACCACTCGATCGTCCGGGCCGTCGAGGCCGCCGGCCTCGGGCGGCGCGCGCTGCGCCGGATCGCCACCGACCCGCAGCGCCGGATGCGCGCCGACGCGCTCGCCGACGCCCTGGCCCGCGACCGGGCCGACGGCTGCACCCCGGTCGCGGTCGTCGCGACCGCCGGCACCACGCTGACCGGCGCGGTCGACCCGCTCGACGCGATTGCCGACGTCTGCGAGCGCGAGAACGTCTGGCTGCACATCGACGGCGCCTACGGACTGCCCGCGGCCGCCACGACCGCCGCCGGGCACTGGTTCAGCGGGCTCGACCGGGCCGACTCGGCGACGATCGACGCCCACAAATGGCTCGGGATGCAGAAATCGTGCAGCGTGATCCTGATGCATCGGCGGGGGGCGTTGCGGGCGGCGTTCGGTCACGAGGAGCGGTACATGCTCCACGAGGAGGACACCGCGAACCCGGTGGACCGCACGTTCGAGTACTCGCGGCCGTTCCGGTCGTTGCGGCTGTGGCTCTCGATGCGGGTGCACGGGGCAGCGCAGTTCCGGGCCTGGATCGAGAGCACGCTCGCGAATTCGGCCCGGCTCGCCGCTGCGGTCCGGGCGCACCCGCAGTTCGAGCTGCTGGATGAGCCGATGCTCTCGACGGTCTGCTTCCGGCACGTCCCGGCCGGCCTTCCCGCCGATCAGCTCAACGCCCACAACGAGCGGCTCGCTCGCGCGATCCAGCAGGACGGCCGAATCTATCTGGCTCCCGCCGCCCTCGACGACGCCGTCTGCCTCCGCGTCTGCTTCGTCAATTTCCGGACGACGCCCGACGACGTCGACGCCGTACTGACCGTCGCCTCCGAACTGGGCAACGTCCTCAACGTCTGA
- a CDS encoding M20/M25/M40 family metallo-hydrolase: MTGPRAVDEVVALTSALIAIDTTNSGDPHSPGTERAAAEFVAEQLTDAGYRPIYVESGAPGRGNVVVRLPGRDPSALLVHGHLDVVPADPAEWSVHPFSGEVRDGYVWGRGAVDMKGTVATALALARQFRRDGTVPPRDLIFAFLADEEAGGRVGAQWLVDHRPDLFEGATEAISEVGGYSVTLGGRRAYLIQVAEKTSFWLRLAAHGQAGHGALLHADNPVARLAAAVARLDAHEFPLEVTDPMRAFLDGAAEMLDVPVDAVVDALGPLSRLIGASLRDTANVTMFSAGYKSNVVPSVARAEVDCRVLPGRLEAFAREVVEVLGPGIEASWDHLPSWSSPFDAPVVERMGAALAFEDPGARVLPYLLPAATDGKAFARLGLRTYGFAPLRLPADLDFLSLFHGVDERVPIDALEFGVRVLERFLLTEP, encoded by the coding sequence ATGACCGGGCCGCGTGCGGTCGACGAAGTCGTCGCGCTCACCAGCGCGCTGATCGCGATCGACACCACGAACAGCGGCGATCCCCACTCACCCGGCACCGAACGGGCCGCCGCGGAATTCGTCGCCGAACAGCTCACGGACGCAGGGTACCGCCCGATTTACGTCGAGTCCGGGGCGCCCGGCCGCGGCAACGTCGTGGTCCGTCTGCCCGGCCGCGACCCGTCGGCGCTCCTCGTCCACGGCCACCTCGACGTCGTCCCGGCCGACCCGGCCGAGTGGTCGGTGCACCCGTTCTCCGGCGAGGTCCGCGACGGCTACGTCTGGGGACGCGGTGCGGTCGACATGAAGGGAACGGTCGCCACCGCGCTCGCCCTGGCCCGCCAATTCCGACGTGACGGCACGGTCCCGCCGCGCGACCTGATCTTCGCGTTCCTCGCCGACGAGGAGGCCGGTGGGCGGGTCGGCGCGCAGTGGCTCGTCGACCACCGGCCCGACCTCTTCGAGGGTGCGACCGAGGCGATCTCCGAAGTCGGGGGCTATTCGGTGACGCTCGGCGGCCGGCGGGCGTACCTGATCCAGGTGGCCGAGAAGACGTCGTTCTGGCTCCGGCTGGCCGCCCACGGCCAGGCCGGCCACGGTGCGCTGCTGCACGCCGACAACCCGGTCGCCCGCCTGGCCGCGGCGGTGGCCCGCCTGGACGCGCACGAGTTCCCGCTGGAGGTCACCGACCCGATGCGGGCGTTCCTGGATGGGGCGGCGGAGATGCTGGATGTACCGGTCGATGCGGTCGTCGACGCGCTCGGGCCGCTGTCGCGGTTGATCGGGGCCTCGCTGCGGGACACCGCGAACGTCACGATGTTCTCGGCCGGCTACAAGTCGAACGTGGTGCCGTCGGTGGCGCGGGCCGAGGTCGACTGCCGGGTGCTGCCGGGGCGTCTGGAGGCGTTCGCGCGCGAGGTCGTCGAGGTGTTGGGTCCGGGTATCGAGGCGTCGTGGGATCATCTGCCGTCGTGGAGCTCGCCGTTCGACGCGCCGGTGGTCGAGCGGATGGGGGCTGCTCTGGCGTTCGAGGATCCGGGGGCGCGCGTTCTGCCGTATCTGTTGCCGGCCGCTACCGATGGGAAGGCGTTCGCCCGCCTGGGCCTGCGCACCTACGGCTTCGCTCCGCTCCGCCTGCCCGCTGATCTGGATTTTCTCTCCCTGTTCCACGGGGTGGACGAACGAGTGCCGATCGACGCCCTCGAGTTCGGCGTCCGCGTCCTCGAGAGGTTCCTCCTGACCGAGCCGTGA
- a CDS encoding class I SAM-dependent DNA methyltransferase, with the protein MTDGYFGEDVAATYDDDSQFQVVDATVDVLESLAGTGRALEFASGTGRIAVPLAARGVPVHGIELSRAMHARLAAKSAAIPVTIGDMTTSRVDGRFRLVFLVFNTILNLTTQAAQVACFRNAAAHLEPGGTFLIEVGVPALRLLPPGQTTVPFLDTPDVFGFDRYDTATQAMSSNYVGAGGYRSIPFRYVWPAELDLMAELAGLRLRDRWGGWDRSPFTHESTRHVSVWEKP; encoded by the coding sequence GTGACCGATGGCTACTTCGGCGAGGACGTCGCCGCCACCTACGACGACGACTCCCAGTTCCAGGTCGTCGACGCGACCGTGGACGTGCTGGAGTCGCTGGCCGGCACCGGCCGGGCCCTGGAGTTCGCCTCGGGCACCGGTCGGATCGCGGTGCCGCTGGCCGCCCGGGGCGTGCCGGTGCACGGCATCGAACTCTCGCGGGCCATGCACGCCCGCCTGGCCGCGAAGTCGGCCGCGATCCCGGTGACGATCGGGGACATGACGACGTCCCGGGTCGACGGCCGGTTCCGGCTCGTCTTCCTGGTCTTCAACACGATTCTGAACCTGACCACGCAGGCCGCCCAGGTCGCGTGCTTCCGGAACGCGGCTGCGCACTTGGAGCCCGGCGGGACGTTCCTGATCGAGGTCGGTGTGCCCGCGCTGCGGCTGCTCCCGCCCGGCCAGACGACGGTGCCGTTCCTGGACACGCCCGACGTGTTCGGGTTCGACCGGTACGACACGGCGACGCAGGCGATGAGCTCGAATTACGTCGGGGCGGGCGGGTACCGGTCGATTCCTTTCCGGTACGTGTGGCCGGCCGAATTGGACCTGATGGCGGAGCTGGCCGGGCTGCGGCTGCGCGATCGGTGGGGTGGGTGGGACAGGTCGCCGTTCACCCACGAGAGCACGAGGCACGTCTCGGTCTGGGAGAAGCCTTAG